The Saccharothrix variisporea genome has a segment encoding these proteins:
- the pyrH gene encoding UMP kinase — protein sequence MLKLGGEMFGGGGVGVDPDVVQTVSRQIAAVVRTGVQVAVVIGGGNFFRGAELQQRGMDRSRADYMGMLGTVMNCLALQDFLEREHGIETRVQTAITMGQVAESYIPRRAMRHLEKGRVVIFGGGAGMPYFSTDTTAAQRALEIGCEVVLMAKAVDGIYTADPKTDPDALMFDHITHREVLERGLNVADATAFSLCMDNNMPIMVFNLLTEGNIARAVRGEKIGTLVSTPGGRPSF from the coding sequence ATGCTCAAGCTCGGTGGTGAGATGTTCGGCGGTGGCGGCGTGGGTGTCGACCCCGACGTCGTCCAGACCGTCTCCCGCCAGATCGCCGCGGTCGTCCGAACAGGCGTCCAGGTCGCCGTCGTCATCGGTGGCGGCAACTTCTTCCGGGGCGCGGAGCTCCAGCAGCGCGGCATGGACCGCAGCCGCGCCGACTACATGGGCATGCTCGGCACCGTCATGAACTGCCTGGCCCTCCAGGACTTCCTGGAGCGCGAGCACGGCATCGAGACCCGGGTGCAGACCGCCATCACCATGGGCCAGGTCGCCGAGTCCTACATCCCCCGCCGCGCCATGCGCCACCTGGAGAAGGGCCGCGTGGTCATCTTCGGCGGCGGCGCGGGCATGCCGTACTTCTCCACCGACACCACCGCCGCGCAGCGGGCGCTGGAGATCGGCTGCGAGGTCGTGCTGATGGCCAAGGCCGTGGACGGCATCTACACCGCCGACCCCAAGACCGACCCGGACGCGCTGATGTTCGACCACATCACCCACCGCGAGGTGCTGGAGCGCGGCCTCAACGTCGCCGACGCCACCGCGTTCAGCCTGTGCATGGACAACAACATGCCGATCATGGTGTTCAACCTGCTCACCGAGGGGAACATCGCGCGCGCCGTGCGTGGTGAGAAGATCGGGACGCTGGTGAGCACCCCCGGTGGTCGCCCGTCCTTCTAG